Proteins from one Rosa chinensis cultivar Old Blush chromosome 7, RchiOBHm-V2, whole genome shotgun sequence genomic window:
- the LOC112175755 gene encoding O-fucosyltransferase 7 isoform X1 — MQKNKLLALAALRKLLTCAICVIALVALFSVHVPIFPSSKVPNFSDPFKLPTKLTTEQSWTQELAPPHLWKAPLPSRKLDRSTGTLETDKLWKPPPNRDFVPCVEPSTNYTSPTESQGYLLVHTNGGLNQMRAGICDMVAVARIIDATLVIPELDKRSFWKDSSNFSDVFDEDYFINALSNDVKIIKKLPEELATGTKAVKHFRSWSGMDYYLDEIASMWEEYEVIRAAKSDSRLANNNLPLDIQKLRCRACYEALRFAPHIEAMGKLLVDRMRSLGPYIALHLRFEEDMLAFSGCTQDLSPAEADELRIIRENTPYWKEKEINPVEQRSKGYCPLTPKEVGIFLTALGYPSSTPIYLAAGKIYGGDSHMADLRSRFPILMSKETLASVEELESFSDHASQMAALDYIVSVESDVFIPSYSGNMARAVEGHRRFLGHRKTISPDRKALVRLIDKLEQRTLKEGKNLSNRVIELHRRRQGNPRKRKGPISGTRGTERFRSEEPFYVNPLPDCLCKKELPMQATE, encoded by the exons ATGCAGAAGAACAAGCTGTTAGCATTGGCGGCACTGAGGAAGCTGCTAACGTGCGCCATATGTGTAATAGCTTTGGTGGCTCTCTTCTCTGTCCACGTCCCCATTTTCCCTTCCTCTAAGGTCCCTAACTTCTCTGACCCCTTCAAGCTCCCCACG AAGTTGACAACTGAGCAGAGCTGGACTCAGGAGCTTGCTCCACCTCATCTGTGGAAAGCGCCTCTCCCTTCTCGCAAG TTGGATCGTTCAACTGGAACTTTGGAAACTGACAAGCTATGGAAGCCTCCACCAAATCGCGATTTTGTGCCATGTGTAGAGCCAAGTACCAATTATACAT CTCCTACAGAGTCCCAGGGCTACCTTCTGGTACATACGAATGGTGGGCTGAACCAGATGCGTGCTGGG ATATGTGACATGGTAGCTGTAGCCCGTATCATAGATGCCACTCTTGTAATTCCGGAACTTGATAAACGGTCATTTTGGAAAGACTCTAG CAACTTTTCAGATGTTTTCGATGAAGACTATTTTATCAATGCTCTATCTAAtgatgtcaaaataataaaaaagctTCCCGAGGAACTGGCGACTGGTACCAAAGCCGTTAAGCATTTTAGAAGCTGGTCTGGTATGGATTACTACCTAGATGAGATAGCTAGCATGTGGGAAGAATATGAG GTTATTCGAGCTGCAAAATCTGATTCTCGCTTAGCAAATAACAACCTACCTTTAGATATTCAGAAGCTTCGCTGCCGTGCTTGTTATGAAGCGCTACGTTTTGCACCTCATATTGAAGCAATGGGAAAA TTGTTAGTGGATCGGATGAGGTCCTTAGGTCCTTACATAGCTCTGCATTTACGATTTGAGGAGGACATGCTTGCTTTTAGTGGATGCACGCAGGATTTATCACCAGCTGAAGCTGATGAACTAAGAATCATTCG AGAGAACACCCCATactggaaagaaaaggaaataaacCCTGTAGAACAGAGATCCAAAGGATATTGCCCCTTAACTCCAAAGGAGGTTGGAATTTTTCTCACCGCCCTTGGGTACCCATCAAGCACACCAATATACCTTGCGGCTGGAAAGATATATGGGGGTGACTCTCATATGGCAGATCTGCGATCCCGTTTTCCGATACTTATGAGTAAG GAAACATTGGCATCTGTCGAGGAGCTTGAATCTTTCAGCGATCATGCATCTCAGATGGCTGCACTTGACTACATTGTTTCAGTTGAAAGTGATGTATTTATTCCTTCATACTCCGGAAACATGGCGAGGGCAGTTGAAGGTCACCGTCGCTTTCTTGGTCACAGGAAGACAATATCTCCTGACAG aAAAGCCCTTGTTCGTCTGATTGACAAACTTGAGCAGCGAACcctgaaagaaggaaaaaatttATCAAATCGAGTTATTGAATTGCACAGGAGACG GCAGGGCAACCCGCGGAAGAGAAAAGGTCCCATTTCAGGAACCAGGGGTACAGAAAGGTTCCGTTCAGAAGAACCCTTCTATGTTAACCCTTTACCGGATTGTTTGTGTAAGAAGGAATTGCCGATGCAAGCAACTGAGTAG
- the LOC112175755 gene encoding O-fucosyltransferase 7 isoform X2, with product MQKNKLLALAALRKLLTCAICVIALVALFSVHVPIFPSSKKLTTEQSWTQELAPPHLWKAPLPSRKLDRSTGTLETDKLWKPPPNRDFVPCVEPSTNYTSPTESQGYLLVHTNGGLNQMRAGICDMVAVARIIDATLVIPELDKRSFWKDSSNFSDVFDEDYFINALSNDVKIIKKLPEELATGTKAVKHFRSWSGMDYYLDEIASMWEEYEVIRAAKSDSRLANNNLPLDIQKLRCRACYEALRFAPHIEAMGKLLVDRMRSLGPYIALHLRFEEDMLAFSGCTQDLSPAEADELRIIRENTPYWKEKEINPVEQRSKGYCPLTPKEVGIFLTALGYPSSTPIYLAAGKIYGGDSHMADLRSRFPILMSKETLASVEELESFSDHASQMAALDYIVSVESDVFIPSYSGNMARAVEGHRRFLGHRKTISPDRKALVRLIDKLEQRTLKEGKNLSNRVIELHRRRQGNPRKRKGPISGTRGTERFRSEEPFYVNPLPDCLCKKELPMQATE from the exons ATGCAGAAGAACAAGCTGTTAGCATTGGCGGCACTGAGGAAGCTGCTAACGTGCGCCATATGTGTAATAGCTTTGGTGGCTCTCTTCTCTGTCCACGTCCCCATTTTCCCTTCCTCTAAG AAGTTGACAACTGAGCAGAGCTGGACTCAGGAGCTTGCTCCACCTCATCTGTGGAAAGCGCCTCTCCCTTCTCGCAAG TTGGATCGTTCAACTGGAACTTTGGAAACTGACAAGCTATGGAAGCCTCCACCAAATCGCGATTTTGTGCCATGTGTAGAGCCAAGTACCAATTATACAT CTCCTACAGAGTCCCAGGGCTACCTTCTGGTACATACGAATGGTGGGCTGAACCAGATGCGTGCTGGG ATATGTGACATGGTAGCTGTAGCCCGTATCATAGATGCCACTCTTGTAATTCCGGAACTTGATAAACGGTCATTTTGGAAAGACTCTAG CAACTTTTCAGATGTTTTCGATGAAGACTATTTTATCAATGCTCTATCTAAtgatgtcaaaataataaaaaagctTCCCGAGGAACTGGCGACTGGTACCAAAGCCGTTAAGCATTTTAGAAGCTGGTCTGGTATGGATTACTACCTAGATGAGATAGCTAGCATGTGGGAAGAATATGAG GTTATTCGAGCTGCAAAATCTGATTCTCGCTTAGCAAATAACAACCTACCTTTAGATATTCAGAAGCTTCGCTGCCGTGCTTGTTATGAAGCGCTACGTTTTGCACCTCATATTGAAGCAATGGGAAAA TTGTTAGTGGATCGGATGAGGTCCTTAGGTCCTTACATAGCTCTGCATTTACGATTTGAGGAGGACATGCTTGCTTTTAGTGGATGCACGCAGGATTTATCACCAGCTGAAGCTGATGAACTAAGAATCATTCG AGAGAACACCCCATactggaaagaaaaggaaataaacCCTGTAGAACAGAGATCCAAAGGATATTGCCCCTTAACTCCAAAGGAGGTTGGAATTTTTCTCACCGCCCTTGGGTACCCATCAAGCACACCAATATACCTTGCGGCTGGAAAGATATATGGGGGTGACTCTCATATGGCAGATCTGCGATCCCGTTTTCCGATACTTATGAGTAAG GAAACATTGGCATCTGTCGAGGAGCTTGAATCTTTCAGCGATCATGCATCTCAGATGGCTGCACTTGACTACATTGTTTCAGTTGAAAGTGATGTATTTATTCCTTCATACTCCGGAAACATGGCGAGGGCAGTTGAAGGTCACCGTCGCTTTCTTGGTCACAGGAAGACAATATCTCCTGACAG aAAAGCCCTTGTTCGTCTGATTGACAAACTTGAGCAGCGAACcctgaaagaaggaaaaaatttATCAAATCGAGTTATTGAATTGCACAGGAGACG GCAGGGCAACCCGCGGAAGAGAAAAGGTCCCATTTCAGGAACCAGGGGTACAGAAAGGTTCCGTTCAGAAGAACCCTTCTATGTTAACCCTTTACCGGATTGTTTGTGTAAGAAGGAATTGCCGATGCAAGCAACTGAGTAG